The following DNA comes from Paenibacillus crassostreae.
TGACGTCATCCCCACCTTCCTCCGGTTTGTCACCGGCAGTCTGCTTAGAGTGCCCACCATAATGTGCTGGCAACTAAGCATAAGGGTTGCGCTCGTTGCGGGACTTAACCCAACATCTCACGACACGAGCTGACGACAACCATGCACCACCTGTCTCCTCTGTCCCGAAGGCCGCCACTATCTCTAGTGGATTCAGAGGGATGTCAAGACCTGGTAAGGTTCTTCGCGTTGCTTCGAATTAAACCACATACTCCACTGCTTGTGCGGGTCCCCGTCAATTCCTTTGAGTTTCAGTCTTGCGACCGTACTCCCCAGGCGGAGTGCTTAATGTGTTAACTTCGGCACCAAGGGTATCGAAACCCCTAACACCTAGCACTCATCGTTTACGGCGTGGACTACCAGGGTATCTAATCCTGTTTGCTCCCCACGCTTTCGCGCCTCAGCGTCAGTTACAGCCCAGAGAGTCGCCTTCGCCACTGGTGTTCCTCCACATATCTACGCATTTCACCGCTACACGTGGAATTCCACTCTCCTCTTCTGTACTCAAGTCACCCAGTTTTCAGTGCGACCCAGGGTTGAGCCCTGGAATTAAACACCAAACTTAAATGACCGCCTGCGCGCGCTTTACGCCCAATAATTCCGGACAACGCTTGCCCCCTACGTATTACCGCGGCTGCTGGCACGTAGTTAGCCGGGGCTTTCTTCTCAGGTACCGTCACCTTGAGAGCAGTTACTCTCCCAAGCGTTCTTCCCTGGCAACAGAGCTTTACGATCCGAAAACCTTCATCACTCACGCGGCGTTGCTCCGTCAGACTTTCGTCCATTGCGGAAGATTCCCTACTGCTGCCTCCCGTAGGAGTCTGGGCCGTGTCTCAGTCCCAGTGTGGCCGTTCACCCTCTCAGGTCGGCTACGCATCGTCGCCTTGGTGAGCCGTTACCTCACCAACTAGCTAATGCGCCGCAGGCCCATCTGTAAGTGGCAGATCACTCCGCCTTTCAGTGTCTCCCCAGGAGAGGAAACAAGTTATCCGGTATTAGCTACCGTTTCCGGTAGTTATCCCAGTCTTACAGGCAGGTTACCTACGTGTTACTCACCCGTCCGCCGCTAAGTGATTTGAAAGCAAGCTTTCAAATCACTCCGCTCGACTTGCATGTATTAGGCACGCCGCCAGCGTTCGTCCTGAGCCAGGATCAAACTCTCCATATAGGACCAAACGAAGTTTGGTTGACCGTCATTTAATTGATCCATCTCCTTGCAGAGAAGATAATTAAATGGCGATTTAATGAAAAGAGCGATTCGCTCATTTTGAAACAAACTGACGAGAAATTTCTTTCTCTATCAAATGATTTCTCATTTGTTTTGTTCTCACTTTCGTGAAAACCACTCACTCGTTGTTCAGTTTTCAAAGATCAATTTCTTTCGTTCTTCGCCGTTAGTTACTCTCGGCGACAACTTCTATATCATAACATGTCCGGTTCGTTTATGCAAGCTTTATTTTCGTTTAGTGTTTCGAACGAGTATTCCCTTGCCACATCATTTATATACTACTTAAATGACCGGAATAAGAATATACCATGAATAGACTACACAATGCAAGCCTTTTTAAAAAAATAATACCAACCCTCCTTCCTTATACAGAAAGATGAGTTGGTATTTATCGAGTATTACAGATTATTGTTCTTTCAAAGGACGCATATGAGGGAACAGAAGTACATCACGAATGGAAGCCGAATTAGTAAGCAACATTACCAAACGATCAATCCCGATCCCAAGCCCGCCTGTAGGAGGCATACCGTACTCTAGTGCACGAATGAAGTCATCATCCATTTCATGCGCTTCATCATTCCCTTGCTCACGCTCCAATAGTTGAGATTCGAAACGCTGACGCTGATCAATCGGATCATTCAATTCCGTAAAGGCATTAGCATGTTCTCTAGCCACAACAAATAGCTCGAAACGATCTGTAAAGCGTGGATCTTCTTCATTACGCTTAGCTAAAGGTGATATTTCCACAGGGTGACCTGTAATAAATGTTGGTTGAATCAATGTTTCTTCGACGAATTGCTCAAAGAATTCATTTACAATATGACCAAACTTGTTATGAGCTTCAACAGGTACCTTATGTTCTTTTGCCAGATTACGTGCCTCTTCATCTGTCATATGAACACTGAAATCTACACCTGTTACTTCTTTAACTGCATCAACCATAGATACTCGACGCCATGTCGGAGTTAGATCGATCGCTTGACCTTGATAATCTATAACTGTTGTACCCAAGACTTCCTGCGCGATATGAGCAACCATACTTTCCGTTAGATTCATAATATCGTGATAATCAGCGTATGCCTCATAAAGCTCAATCATGGTAAACTCCGGATTATGGCGAGTAGAGACACCCTCGTTACGGTATACACGTCCAATTTCATATACCTTTTCAAGCCCACCCACGATAAGACGCTTCAAATGAAGTTCGATTGCAATACGCATATACATATCCATATCAAGCGCGTTGTGATGCGTCATAAATGGTTTCGCAGCCGCACCACCTGCAATCGTGTGTAATGTTGGTGTTTCCACTTCCAAGTATCCGAGTGAATCCAAATACCGGCGCATGGATTGAATAATACGAGAGCGCATAACAAAAGTTTGCTGTACTTCAGGATTCATCATCAAGTCGACATAACGTTGACGGTAACGTAGTTCCACATCTTTAAGTCCATGGAATTTATCAGGCAATGGATATAAAGATTTAGACAGGATCTCTACATCCTCCACTTTAATTGTGGTCTCACCCGTTTTTGTTTTGAACAT
Coding sequences within:
- the lysS gene encoding lysine--tRNA ligase, yielding MSEELNNQENELSEMLQIRHNKLDELRGMGLDPFGKKYNRTHNAGELVAEYDQFSHDELEEKAIDVCVAGRIMAKRGMGKAIFAQIQDLSGKIQIYVRQDSVPEVKFNAFRLFDLGDIIGVKGQMFKTKTGETTIKVEDVEILSKSLYPLPDKFHGLKDVELRYRQRYVDLMMNPEVQQTFVMRSRIIQSMRRYLDSLGYLEVETPTLHTIAGGAAAKPFMTHHNALDMDMYMRIAIELHLKRLIVGGLEKVYEIGRVYRNEGVSTRHNPEFTMIELYEAYADYHDIMNLTESMVAHIAQEVLGTTVIDYQGQAIDLTPTWRRVSMVDAVKEVTGVDFSVHMTDEEARNLAKEHKVPVEAHNKFGHIVNEFFEQFVEETLIQPTFITGHPVEISPLAKRNEEDPRFTDRFELFVVAREHANAFTELNDPIDQRQRFESQLLEREQGNDEAHEMDDDFIRALEYGMPPTGGLGIGIDRLVMLLTNSASIRDVLLFPHMRPLKEQ